A window of Haloarcula sp. H-GB4 contains these coding sequences:
- a CDS encoding methyl-accepting chemotaxis protein, translated as MLTDPVRQYKAVIRGSLDVFGVSGSVERKVLAAVGLQFVASVALAVVSLVATGTVRFVVTGVLLAGAIVAFANTVFITREDFVEPITAMAAGADHIASGELDVELPESERDDEVAELLSSFRSMQSYLLTVSEQADALSRQEFDADILDEDVPGAFGQSLEQMAASMDDYTTELQTMTSDLERRSQALNNLVVAFGDAAEQAKDGDLTATIDDDFAADDEQFDAVVKNYNDLVTTLGETVATVATFAEDVDETSDHVTRSVKEIDDASDEISRSVQEISAGASQQASRHDDVASEMNTLSATVEEIAATAENAADTAEKATRRGREGRADAEQAIDELDEMEARIDDIAVAVESLVDQISEIDDIVEVITNIAEQTNMLALNASIEAARADGSGDGFAVVADEVKTLAEETHDAATDVSDRIEAVQNEAGETVSDVEATNQQVTDSVATIESALRDFEDIVDVLGEVNASIQEISGATAEQAETTQEVVDMVDEVAAVSEQTNEESEAVAAATEEQTATITEVTTEVQEMAAQTDDLREVLAVFDIDEGATGPSGSVSATTVTTADD; from the coding sequence ATGCTCACAGACCCCGTCAGACAATACAAAGCGGTGATACGTGGATCGCTTGATGTTTTTGGCGTCTCCGGTTCAGTCGAACGGAAGGTGCTCGCGGCCGTCGGGTTGCAGTTTGTCGCCTCGGTCGCACTGGCAGTTGTCTCGCTTGTCGCTACCGGGACCGTCAGGTTCGTCGTCACTGGCGTATTGCTCGCTGGCGCTATCGTTGCGTTCGCCAACACGGTGTTCATCACCCGCGAGGATTTCGTCGAGCCAATTACAGCGATGGCCGCAGGTGCGGACCATATCGCCTCTGGCGAGCTCGATGTAGAACTGCCCGAGAGCGAGCGTGACGACGAGGTTGCCGAATTGCTCTCGTCGTTTCGCTCGATGCAATCCTATTTGCTGACAGTGTCCGAGCAGGCCGACGCGCTCTCCCGGCAGGAGTTCGACGCTGATATTCTCGATGAGGACGTGCCCGGAGCTTTCGGTCAGTCACTGGAGCAGATGGCTGCCAGTATGGACGATTACACGACCGAACTCCAGACGATGACCAGCGACCTCGAACGGCGCTCCCAGGCGCTCAACAATCTCGTCGTCGCATTCGGTGACGCTGCCGAACAAGCGAAAGACGGGGACCTGACGGCCACTATCGACGATGACTTCGCGGCCGACGACGAGCAGTTCGACGCCGTCGTCAAGAACTACAACGACCTCGTGACGACGCTGGGAGAGACGGTCGCAACCGTCGCCACGTTCGCAGAGGACGTCGACGAGACGAGCGATCACGTCACCCGGAGCGTCAAGGAGATAGACGACGCGAGCGACGAGATCTCCCGGTCGGTGCAGGAGATTTCGGCTGGAGCCAGCCAGCAGGCGTCGCGCCACGACGACGTCGCATCCGAGATGAACACACTATCTGCCACCGTCGAAGAGATCGCCGCGACCGCGGAAAACGCAGCCGACACTGCCGAGAAGGCGACACGGCGTGGCCGCGAGGGACGTGCGGACGCCGAGCAGGCGATCGACGAACTCGACGAGATGGAAGCTCGTATCGACGACATCGCCGTCGCGGTCGAAAGTCTGGTCGACCAGATCAGCGAGATCGACGACATCGTCGAGGTCATCACGAACATCGCCGAGCAGACCAACATGCTCGCACTGAACGCCTCCATTGAGGCGGCTCGTGCGGACGGAAGCGGTGATGGATTCGCCGTCGTCGCCGACGAGGTGAAAACACTCGCAGAGGAGACCCACGACGCCGCGACGGACGTGTCGGACCGCATCGAAGCGGTCCAGAACGAGGCCGGCGAAACCGTCAGCGACGTGGAAGCGACAAACCAGCAGGTGACAGATAGTGTTGCGACCATCGAGTCGGCGCTCCGGGACTTCGAGGATATCGTCGACGTGCTCGGCGAAGTTAACGCCTCGATTCAGGAGATATCGGGCGCCACCGCCGAACAGGCAGAGACCACGCAGGAGGTCGTCGATATGGTCGACGAGGTCGCGGCAGTGAGCGAACAGACCAACGAGGAGTCAGAGGCCGTTGCCGCCGCCACCGAGGAGCAGACAGCGACGATTACCGAAGTGACCACCGAAGTACAGGAGATGGCAGCCCAGACCGATGACCTGCGTGAGGTGCTTGCGGTGTTCGACATCGATGAGGGCGCTACTGGGCCATCAGGGTCGGTCTCCGCAACCACGGTAACGACGGCTGACGACTAA
- a CDS encoding TrkA family potassium uptake protein: MKFVIVGYGRVGIRTARILQSEGHEVVIVDNDPVKFERATETGFETIQGDGNEESVLVDAGIESADAIGGLTGDLNTNFTACMIGKEFGCRTVLRIDADYREEIYEKYAADVDEIIYPERLGAAGAKTALLGGDFNVLADLTEQLSVASIRIPDGSPFIGKRVVEVDLPGDAHIYAHGTDHEPMTIPLPQTEIEPGDSVAIMADPGGLDDIRATLRGDASA, encoded by the coding sequence ATGAAGTTCGTTATCGTTGGCTATGGCCGCGTCGGCATCCGGACCGCACGGATTCTGCAGAGCGAGGGTCACGAAGTCGTTATCGTCGATAACGACCCTGTGAAGTTCGAACGGGCCACGGAAACCGGATTCGAGACAATCCAGGGTGACGGCAACGAGGAGAGCGTCCTTGTCGATGCCGGCATCGAAAGTGCGGACGCTATCGGTGGTCTCACGGGCGATCTGAACACGAATTTCACCGCCTGTATGATCGGCAAGGAGTTCGGCTGTCGGACCGTCCTGCGGATCGACGCCGACTACCGCGAGGAAATCTACGAGAAGTACGCCGCTGACGTGGACGAGATAATCTACCCCGAGCGACTCGGCGCGGCCGGCGCGAAGACGGCACTACTGGGCGGTGACTTCAACGTCCTCGCTGACCTGACCGAACAACTCTCGGTCGCCAGTATCCGCATTCCCGACGGTTCCCCGTTCATCGGGAAACGGGTTGTTGAGGTGGACCTTCCCGGCGACGCGCACATCTACGCACACGGCACGGACCACGAACCCATGACGATTCCGCTCCCACAGACCGAAATCGAACCCGGCGACAGTGTCGCGATCATGGCTGATCCCGGCGGGCTGGACGACATTCGAGCGACGCTCCGGGGCGACGCGTCTGCCTGA
- a CDS encoding 30S ribosomal protein S24e, whose amino-acid sequence MDIDIIEEDENPMLHRTDVRFEVVHDEATPSRLSVRDSLAATLNKDAEEVVIHKLDTKFGMRKTVGYAKVYDNPEYARDVEQDHMLERNKIVADGEEEAEEA is encoded by the coding sequence ATGGATATCGACATCATCGAAGAAGACGAGAATCCCATGTTGCACCGCACGGACGTCCGGTTCGAGGTCGTCCACGACGAAGCCACCCCTTCCCGTCTCTCTGTCCGCGACTCTCTTGCGGCCACGCTGAACAAGGACGCCGAAGAAGTCGTCATCCACAAGCTCGACACCAAGTTCGGGATGCGGAAGACGGTCGGCTACGCGAAGGTCTACGACAACCCCGAGTACGCCCGCGACGTCGAGCAGGACCACATGCTCGAACGCAACAAGATCGTCGCTGACGGCGAAGAGGAAGCGGAGGAAGCATAG
- a CDS encoding DUF5808 domain-containing protein: MAEKPQSGTLFGVPYNFERPSLKRLVSAYWKPGDDMLVEKPFGIGYTLNLANWRSWVVLAVAGVMLYLERGGSSEEFESESEDEPVEVVVD, translated from the coding sequence ATGGCAGAAAAACCCCAGTCGGGAACGTTGTTCGGCGTGCCGTACAACTTCGAACGACCGAGCCTCAAGCGGTTGGTGTCGGCCTATTGGAAGCCAGGCGATGACATGCTGGTCGAAAAGCCATTCGGGATCGGCTACACCCTGAACCTGGCGAACTGGCGCTCGTGGGTCGTGCTGGCGGTCGCTGGCGTGATGCTGTATCTCGAACGCGGCGGCAGCAGCGAGGAATTCGAGTCCGAGAGCGAGGACGAACCGGTCGAAGTCGTCGTCGACTGA
- a CDS encoding 30S ribosomal protein S27ae, whose translation MPHNEYYSDDGELDRETCPRCGDTVLAEHEDRQHCGKCGYTEWK comes from the coding sequence ATGCCACACAACGAGTACTACAGCGACGACGGCGAACTCGACCGTGAGACCTGTCCTCGGTGCGGTGACACCGTCCTCGCCGAGCACGAGGACCGCCAGCACTGCGGCAAGTGCGGCTACACCGAGTGGAAGTAA
- a CDS encoding SDR family oxidoreductase, with the protein MSGSDVPVVGTGGTALITGASAGIGEALAREFAARGHDVVLVARSEGKLERLADDLETRGITATPVAMDLDHATAAEDLYEEVTERGLDIDVLVNNVGVGTYGPFAESDLDAERTQLRLNVMLPVELTRLFIDEFDDGGAVINMGSVAGFQPGPNLAGYYASKAYINSFSEALAEEFRGTPVDVTVVCPGPVDTEFQERAGMEDSTVGYVASNTPEAVASAAYEGAAAGETVVIPQRSMRLVDRLVRVTPRWVVRRVAALVNRDR; encoded by the coding sequence GTGAGCGGTAGCGACGTACCGGTCGTCGGGACCGGTGGCACCGCCTTGATAACCGGTGCGTCAGCGGGCATCGGCGAAGCGTTGGCACGCGAGTTCGCCGCACGCGGACACGACGTAGTGCTGGTCGCCCGGAGCGAGGGGAAACTGGAGCGGTTGGCCGACGACCTCGAAACGAGGGGAATCACGGCGACGCCCGTCGCAATGGATCTCGACCATGCGACGGCCGCCGAGGATCTGTACGAGGAGGTGACCGAGCGCGGTCTGGACATCGATGTCCTCGTCAACAACGTCGGCGTGGGGACCTACGGACCGTTCGCCGAAAGCGACCTCGACGCGGAGCGAACGCAACTGCGGCTGAACGTCATGCTCCCCGTCGAGCTGACGCGGCTGTTCATCGACGAGTTCGACGACGGTGGCGCGGTTATCAACATGGGGTCAGTCGCCGGGTTCCAGCCGGGGCCGAACCTCGCCGGCTACTACGCGAGCAAGGCGTACATCAACAGCTTCAGCGAGGCGCTCGCCGAGGAGTTTCGGGGGACACCAGTCGACGTGACGGTGGTCTGTCCCGGCCCGGTCGACACCGAGTTTCAGGAACGAGCCGGGATGGAGGATTCGACGGTCGGGTACGTCGCCTCGAATACGCCCGAAGCAGTCGCATCGGCAGCCTACGAAGGGGCCGCCGCTGGCGAGACAGTCGTCATTCCACAGCGGTCGATGCGGCTTGTCGACCGACTGGTACGGGTGACACCCCGCTGGGTCGTCCGGCGCGTTGCAGCGCTGGTCAATCGGGACAGATAG
- a CDS encoding bifunctional N(6)-L-threonylcarbamoyladenine synthase/serine/threonine protein kinase, producing MRILGIEGTAWAASASVFETPDPAQVTNDDHVFIETDAYAPDSGGIHPREAAEHMGEAIPTVVETAIKHAHERATAGGVDGSGETGAPIDAVAFARGPGLGPCLRIVATAARAVAQRFDVPLVGVNHMVAHLEVGRHRSGFDSPVCLNASGANAHILGYRNGRYRVLGETMDTGVGNAIDKFTRHIDWSHPGGPKVEQHARDGEYHELPYVVKGMDFSFSGIMSAAKQAVDDGVPIDDVCRGMEETIFAMLTEVSERALSLTGADELVLGGGVGQNDRLQRMLGEMCEQRGAEFYAPESRFLRDNAGMIAMLGAKMYAAGDTIAIEDSRIDSNFRPDEVAVTWRGTEESVDSYRVAANEVQGAEATVRFDGDRVIKERVPRSYRHPTLDERLRIERTRQETRLTSEARRHGVPTPLVRDVDPQESRIVFQRVGDMDLREGLSEARVADVGRWLARIHDAGFVHGDPTTRNVRVGSHNDQANRTFLIDFGLGYYTQEAEDHAMDLHVLAQSLAGTADDPEALLSAAEDAYRTESDHADAVFASLDDIEGRGRYQ from the coding sequence ATGCGTATTCTGGGTATCGAAGGTACTGCCTGGGCAGCCAGTGCTTCGGTGTTTGAGACGCCGGACCCAGCGCAGGTAACCAACGACGACCACGTTTTCATCGAAACTGACGCGTACGCGCCAGACAGCGGCGGCATCCACCCGCGCGAGGCCGCCGAGCATATGGGTGAAGCCATCCCGACCGTCGTCGAGACGGCCATCAAGCACGCACACGAGCGAGCGACTGCTGGCGGGGTGGACGGGAGCGGCGAAACCGGTGCACCAATCGACGCCGTCGCCTTCGCTCGTGGCCCTGGACTGGGACCCTGCTTGCGAATCGTCGCCACAGCCGCTCGGGCGGTCGCCCAGCGCTTCGACGTGCCGCTGGTCGGCGTGAACCACATGGTCGCCCACCTCGAAGTGGGCCGCCATCGCTCGGGCTTCGATTCCCCGGTGTGTCTGAACGCCTCCGGCGCGAACGCCCACATTCTGGGCTACCGGAACGGCCGGTACCGCGTGCTGGGCGAAACGATGGACACCGGCGTTGGCAACGCCATCGACAAGTTCACGCGCCATATCGACTGGTCCCATCCCGGCGGACCGAAGGTCGAACAGCACGCCCGGGACGGCGAGTACCACGAACTGCCCTACGTCGTCAAGGGGATGGACTTCTCCTTCTCGGGCATTATGAGCGCCGCCAAGCAGGCCGTCGACGACGGGGTCCCGATAGACGATGTCTGTCGCGGGATGGAGGAGACCATCTTCGCGATGCTGACGGAAGTCTCCGAGCGGGCGCTGTCGCTGACCGGCGCTGACGAGCTGGTGCTTGGCGGCGGCGTCGGCCAGAACGACCGCCTCCAGCGGATGCTCGGCGAGATGTGCGAGCAACGCGGGGCAGAATTCTACGCTCCGGAAAGCCGCTTCCTGCGGGACAACGCGGGGATGATAGCGATGCTCGGCGCGAAGATGTACGCGGCCGGCGACACCATCGCCATCGAGGATTCCCGAATCGACTCGAACTTCCGGCCCGACGAGGTGGCCGTCACCTGGCGCGGGACCGAGGAATCGGTGGACAGCTATCGGGTGGCAGCCAACGAAGTCCAAGGCGCGGAGGCGACCGTCCGCTTCGACGGTGATCGAGTTATCAAGGAGCGCGTGCCGCGGAGCTATCGCCATCCGACGCTGGACGAGCGCCTCAGGATTGAGCGGACCAGGCAGGAAACCCGGCTCACCAGCGAGGCGCGCCGACACGGCGTCCCGACGCCGCTGGTCCGAGATGTGGACCCTCAAGAGTCGCGCATTGTCTTCCAGCGCGTGGGCGACATGGATCTCCGCGAAGGGCTGTCCGAGGCGCGTGTCGCGGACGTTGGCCGCTGGCTCGCTCGCATCCACGACGCCGGCTTCGTCCACGGCGACCCGACGACGCGGAACGTCCGAGTGGGTAGCCACAACGACCAGGCCAACCGGACGTTCCTCATCGACTTCGGTCTCGGCTACTACACACAGGAGGCCGAGGACCACGCGATGGACCTCCACGTCCTCGCCCAGTCGCTCGCCGGAACCGCGGACGACCCCGAGGCGCTGCTGTCGGCCGCTGAAGACGCCTACCGGACTGAGAGCGACCACGCCGACGCGGTGTTCGCCAGCCTCGACGATATCGAGGGTCGAGGTCGGTACCAGTAG
- a CDS encoding non-canonical purine NTP pyrophosphatase: protein MLNFVTTNPGKVREAAEYLDDDVQQFDFDYPEVQADDLRTVAAEGARAAYRAAGGPVIVDDAGLFIDAFDGFPGPYSSYVEDTVGVDRVWRMTELEDDRGAAFKTVIAYCDGEGFEATPDPDGIDREDRRGQDLSADDRGAATTDEQVHDGSAAQSSETVPVKLFEGRVNGDIVAPRGEGGFGFDPIFEHDGATFAEMSTEQKNAISHRGRALAKFAEWYGER, encoded by the coding sequence ATGCTCAATTTTGTCACGACCAACCCCGGGAAGGTCCGGGAGGCGGCCGAGTATCTCGACGACGATGTCCAGCAGTTCGACTTCGACTACCCGGAAGTGCAGGCCGACGACCTGAGAACGGTCGCAGCCGAGGGCGCGCGAGCGGCCTATCGGGCGGCTGGCGGGCCAGTCATCGTCGATGACGCGGGACTATTCATCGACGCCTTCGATGGGTTCCCCGGCCCCTACTCCTCGTACGTCGAGGACACCGTCGGCGTTGATCGCGTCTGGCGCATGACCGAGCTGGAGGACGACCGCGGTGCGGCGTTCAAAACGGTCATCGCCTACTGTGACGGCGAGGGCTTCGAGGCGACGCCGGATCCGGACGGTATCGACCGCGAGGACCGGCGCGGACAGGACCTGTCAGCCGACGACCGCGGTGCGGCAACGACGGACGAGCAGGTTCACGACGGGAGCGCGGCGCAGAGCAGCGAGACAGTGCCGGTCAAACTGTTTGAGGGGCGCGTGAACGGCGACATCGTCGCCCCGCGCGGCGAGGGTGGGTTCGGCTTCGACCCCATCTTCGAGCACGACGGAGCGACGTTCGCGGAGATGAGCACCGAGCAGAAGAACGCGATTTCTCATCGCGGGCGGGCGCTGGCGAAGTTCGCGGAGTGGTACGGTGAGCGGTAG
- the rnz gene encoding ribonuclease Z — protein sequence MTMRVTFLGTSGAVPTTQRNTSSIFVNRDGDYLLFDCGEGTQRQMMRFGTGFAIDHLFVTHLHGDHVLGIPGLLQTWDFNERERPIAIHAPAGTRGNIKQLIQANGTTPSFPVRINEVSAGDVVLDRSEYEIRAIETAHRCASVGYVLDEDDRKGKFDREKAEEEFGIPPGPKYSKLHRGEAVEHEGETIQPEAVVGPARPGRRFVYTGDTLPTENVIEASEDADLLVHDATFAEDRKERAKATAHSTAREAADVARQAGASTLALTHISTRYAASADELVDEAQDAFDGEVVLAEDGMERRVEFPDADEY from the coding sequence ATGACCATGCGCGTGACGTTTCTCGGGACGAGTGGGGCCGTGCCGACGACCCAGCGCAACACGAGCAGCATCTTCGTCAACCGCGACGGCGATTACCTCCTCTTCGACTGCGGCGAGGGCACACAGCGACAGATGATGCGCTTTGGCACCGGCTTCGCTATCGACCACCTGTTCGTCACGCATCTCCACGGCGACCACGTCCTCGGGATTCCGGGGCTGCTCCAGACGTGGGATTTCAACGAGCGCGAGCGCCCCATCGCCATCCACGCACCGGCGGGCACGCGCGGGAACATCAAACAGCTCATTCAGGCCAACGGGACGACGCCTTCGTTTCCCGTCCGCATCAACGAAGTGTCGGCCGGCGACGTAGTCCTCGATCGGTCGGAGTACGAGATTCGGGCAATTGAGACGGCCCATCGCTGTGCTAGCGTTGGGTATGTCCTCGACGAGGACGACCGGAAAGGGAAGTTCGACAGGGAGAAAGCCGAGGAGGAGTTCGGCATCCCGCCGGGGCCGAAGTACTCCAAGCTCCACCGCGGTGAGGCCGTCGAACACGAAGGTGAGACTATCCAACCAGAGGCTGTCGTCGGTCCGGCCCGCCCCGGCCGGCGATTCGTCTACACCGGCGATACGCTGCCGACGGAGAACGTCATCGAGGCGAGTGAGGACGCGGACCTGCTCGTCCACGACGCTACCTTCGCCGAGGACCGGAAAGAGCGAGCGAAGGCGACGGCGCACTCAACCGCCCGGGAAGCCGCCGACGTGGCGCGACAGGCCGGCGCGTCAACGCTGGCGCTGACCCATATTTCGACGCGCTACGCCGCGAGCGCCGACGAGCTAGTCGACGAAGCCCAGGACGCGTTCGACGGCGAGGTCGTGCTCGCCGAAGACGGGATGGAGCGCCGCGTCGAGTTCCCGGACGCGGACGAGTACTGA
- a CDS encoding DUF3105 domain-containing protein: MVDCEYCAESFDGDDAYLDHLAETHDGELGAIDRRRVEEHTGDEAGNALPVGPIVIGVVVVFAIGLTVYVTQLSGGDGGSDADLIGTAGAQPLSAVEATGVEASSLDDTGDSDRLAGVEQFPNRGNNHVEDGSAIDYQRFPPLSGTHYASAEEAGFYEATPLLGSLVHTLEHGAVIVYYDPDEVSPAARQSLREFSSVHTGTWRSVVAVPNPNDDPRATYVVTAWQHELTMDSYDAETIHAFLSEYLGRGPENPVR, translated from the coding sequence ATGGTCGACTGTGAGTACTGCGCGGAATCGTTCGACGGTGACGACGCCTATCTCGACCACCTCGCCGAGACCCACGACGGCGAGCTGGGTGCGATTGACCGACGGCGCGTCGAGGAGCACACCGGTGATGAGGCGGGGAATGCCCTCCCGGTCGGGCCGATTGTTATCGGCGTTGTCGTGGTGTTTGCTATCGGGCTCACAGTGTACGTGACTCAGTTGAGCGGTGGCGACGGCGGCAGCGACGCAGACCTCATTGGGACAGCGGGCGCACAGCCGCTTTCGGCAGTCGAAGCCACTGGGGTCGAAGCGTCGTCACTGGACGACACCGGCGACAGTGACCGACTGGCCGGTGTCGAACAGTTCCCGAACCGGGGGAACAATCACGTCGAAGACGGGAGTGCGATCGACTACCAGCGGTTCCCGCCGCTCTCTGGGACACATTACGCCTCAGCGGAGGAGGCAGGCTTTTACGAGGCGACACCACTGCTTGGCTCGCTCGTCCACACGCTCGAACACGGCGCGGTTATCGTCTACTACGACCCCGACGAGGTCTCGCCTGCAGCCAGACAGAGCCTTCGAGAATTCTCCAGTGTCCATACCGGCACTTGGCGGAGCGTCGTCGCCGTCCCGAACCCCAACGACGACCCACGAGCGACCTACGTTGTGACGGCATGGCAGCACGAACTAACGATGGACAGCTACGACGCCGAAACGATCCACGCATTCCTCTCGGAGTATCTGGGTCGCGGCCCGGAGAACCCGGTTCGCTAG
- a CDS encoding AAA family ATPase, whose product MDAPLWTETHAPELSDIRQPKAREHLQGAIEEPMNLLVHGPKGSGKTAAVRAFAREVHENPDADFTELNMADVFGMTKKEVANDPRFASFIDSKRRRESSKADLINHVLKESASYSPVSGSYKTILLDNAEGMREDFQQALRRVMEQYYEATQFVIATRQPSAVIPPIRSRCFPVVMREPTHEETASVLEDIVTAEGVDHDDDGIEYVAGYAEGDLRTAVLAAQTTAEAEGEVTMDAAFETLNAVEADDQVEQMIDAAEDGRFTDARSTLDDLLVDEGYGASDILDDMLEVARSRYSGDRLAEIHTMAGETDMALVDAANERIHLSHLLTQLGGQ is encoded by the coding sequence ATGGACGCGCCGCTGTGGACGGAGACACACGCCCCGGAGTTGTCGGATATCCGCCAGCCAAAGGCTCGCGAGCACCTGCAGGGAGCCATCGAGGAGCCGATGAATCTCCTGGTCCACGGGCCGAAAGGAAGCGGGAAGACGGCCGCTGTCCGGGCCTTTGCCCGGGAGGTCCACGAGAATCCCGACGCGGACTTTACCGAACTCAACATGGCCGATGTGTTCGGCATGACAAAAAAAGAGGTCGCGAACGACCCGCGGTTCGCGTCGTTCATCGACAGCAAGCGACGGCGCGAGTCCTCGAAGGCCGACCTCATCAACCACGTGCTCAAGGAGTCCGCGAGCTACTCGCCGGTGTCAGGCAGCTACAAGACCATTCTGCTGGACAACGCCGAAGGGATGCGCGAGGACTTCCAGCAGGCACTGCGTCGGGTGATGGAGCAGTACTACGAAGCGACGCAGTTCGTCATCGCGACGCGTCAGCCCTCGGCTGTTATCCCGCCGATTCGCTCGCGGTGTTTCCCGGTCGTGATGCGCGAGCCGACCCACGAGGAAACAGCCTCGGTACTGGAGGATATCGTCACCGCAGAGGGCGTCGATCACGACGACGACGGTATCGAGTACGTCGCCGGCTACGCGGAGGGGGACCTCCGGACAGCAGTACTGGCCGCCCAGACTACCGCTGAAGCCGAGGGTGAGGTGACGATGGACGCCGCCTTCGAGACGCTGAACGCCGTCGAAGCCGACGACCAGGTCGAGCAGATGATCGACGCGGCCGAAGACGGGCGCTTTACCGACGCTCGATCGACGCTCGATGACCTGCTCGTCGACGAAGGGTACGGTGCGTCCGACATCCTCGATGACATGCTGGAAGTGGCCCGGTCACGCTACTCCGGGGACCGGCTGGCCGAAATCCACACGATGGCCGGCGAGACGGATATGGCGCTCGTCGACGCGGCAAACGAGCGAATCCATCTCTCACACCTCCTCACACAGCTGGGCGGGCAGTAA
- a CDS encoding NAD+ synthase yields MATAESIVRADEPLNLTFSEAELEAHRDHITSFIEAQVDAAGVDTVVMGLSGGIDSTLVSHLAVEALGRDAVHGLVMPSEVNRADNMSDAERVANDLLGIEYDVIAINPLVDAFLDAYPDAEGDQLAVGNLRVRCRAVLNYLVGNHEQALVLGTGNRSEALVGYYTKYGDGAVDCHPIAALYKQQVRQLAKHVGVPDDLAEKTASAEMWAGQTDADEMGMDYDTLDSILALHIDGGVPAAATADRLGVPIDVVETVREMYESSAHKRAMPPGPDPLY; encoded by the coding sequence ATGGCAACGGCCGAATCCATTGTCCGTGCCGATGAGCCGCTGAACCTGACGTTCTCCGAGGCTGAGTTGGAGGCGCACCGCGACCATATCACCTCGTTCATCGAGGCACAGGTCGACGCCGCCGGTGTCGACACCGTGGTGATGGGGCTCTCGGGCGGCATCGACAGCACGCTCGTCTCGCATCTGGCCGTCGAAGCGCTTGGCCGTGACGCCGTTCACGGACTCGTAATGCCCAGCGAGGTCAACCGTGCTGACAACATGAGCGACGCCGAGCGGGTGGCAAACGACCTGCTTGGGATTGAGTACGACGTCATCGCGATCAATCCGCTGGTCGACGCGTTCCTCGACGCCTACCCCGACGCCGAGGGCGACCAGCTCGCCGTCGGCAACCTCCGGGTTCGCTGTCGGGCGGTGCTGAACTATCTCGTCGGCAACCACGAGCAGGCGCTGGTTCTGGGCACCGGGAACCGGAGCGAGGCACTGGTCGGCTACTACACGAAGTACGGCGACGGTGCGGTCGACTGCCATCCCATCGCGGCGCTGTACAAGCAACAGGTCCGGCAGCTGGCGAAACACGTCGGCGTTCCCGATGACCTTGCGGAGAAGACCGCCAGCGCCGAGATGTGGGCCGGTCAGACCGACGCCGACGAGATGGGGATGGACTACGACACACTTGACTCCATCCTTGCTCTGCACATCGACGGTGGTGTTCCGGCGGCCGCGACAGCCGACCGGCTCGGTGTCCCGATCGATGTCGTCGAGACTGTTCGCGAGATGTACGAATCGAGCGCCCACAAGCGAGCGATGCCGCCGGGTCCGGACCCGCTGTACTGA